Proteins from a single region of Mumia flava:
- a CDS encoding discoidin domain-containing protein, which yields MIRPHRTTRPHATTAPPRTPRSRRRATRRGLSALGLLAAALLVVAGLGAPAGAAGAWWEPTDPQTPDSEVNATGAPFTGTIEDGSVRGFIDAHTHMFSNEGFGGNVVCGAPFSDAGIADAMSDCPHHRISLIENLTNPAMGGDVLATHDTTGWPTFGDWPTFQSFTHQQMYYRWVERAWRGGQRIMVNDLVSNTGLCKIQGLVGGANSAPCDDMDAVRREAAATYAMQDFVDARYGGEGKGWFRVVTTPGQARDVVEQGKLAVVLGVEVSEPFGCKQVLGVAQCSRADIDRGLDELASLGVSSMFLCHKFDNALCGVRYDEGTTGVIVNLGQFITTGTWWNPKTCKPGQVPDNLVAGGVLPAELSFPGLPSVLPVYPTGPHCNPQGLSALGEYALRGMMKRNMMVEVDHMSAKAAGRALDIMDAAGYPGVLSSHSWLDDAFMDRLYGLGGFATQYGHGATQFVSDWQATRDVRDAYDVGYGFGMDMNGFGGTPPPPADAARISYPFTSFDGGTVLDRQVTGERVWDYNGEGVSHYGQVPDWVESLRILGGDELIDDLAAGAESYLRTWGATADYAPGANLALRAPASASSYEWSLFTSYKPGRAVDGDTDTRWASRWSDDQWLAVDLGGPRSVAKVTIAWEDAYASRYAVQVSQDGSSWTTMKTVDGDGGLDTVSFPATSARFVRMKGIDRGTGYGYSIRELGVFS from the coding sequence ATGATCCGACCGCACCGGACAACCCGGCCGCACGCCACCACCGCGCCACCCCGTACGCCCCGATCGCGCCGTCGCGCGACCCGCCGCGGGCTGAGCGCGCTCGGCCTCCTCGCGGCAGCCCTGCTCGTCGTGGCGGGCCTGGGCGCGCCCGCAGGTGCAGCAGGAGCGTGGTGGGAGCCGACCGACCCGCAGACGCCGGACTCCGAGGTGAACGCCACCGGCGCGCCCTTCACGGGCACGATCGAGGACGGCTCGGTGCGCGGGTTCATCGACGCGCACACCCACATGTTCTCGAACGAGGGCTTCGGCGGGAACGTCGTCTGCGGAGCGCCGTTCAGCGACGCCGGGATCGCCGACGCGATGTCGGACTGCCCGCACCACCGGATCTCCCTGATCGAGAACCTCACCAACCCCGCCATGGGCGGCGACGTCCTCGCGACGCACGACACGACCGGCTGGCCGACCTTCGGCGACTGGCCGACGTTCCAGTCGTTCACCCACCAGCAGATGTACTACCGCTGGGTCGAGCGGGCCTGGCGCGGCGGTCAGCGGATCATGGTCAACGACCTCGTCTCCAACACCGGCCTGTGCAAGATCCAGGGCCTGGTCGGCGGCGCGAACTCCGCGCCCTGCGACGACATGGACGCCGTTCGGCGCGAGGCCGCCGCGACGTACGCGATGCAGGACTTCGTCGACGCCCGCTACGGCGGCGAAGGGAAGGGCTGGTTCCGGGTCGTCACCACGCCGGGGCAGGCGCGCGACGTCGTCGAGCAGGGCAAGCTCGCGGTGGTGCTCGGCGTCGAGGTGTCCGAGCCGTTCGGCTGCAAGCAGGTGCTCGGGGTCGCGCAGTGCTCGAGGGCCGACATCGACCGTGGCCTCGACGAGCTGGCGTCCCTCGGCGTCAGCAGCATGTTCCTCTGCCACAAGTTCGACAACGCCCTGTGCGGCGTGCGCTACGACGAGGGCACGACCGGCGTGATCGTGAACCTCGGGCAGTTCATCACGACCGGCACCTGGTGGAACCCGAAGACCTGCAAGCCCGGCCAGGTCCCGGACAACCTCGTCGCCGGCGGCGTCCTGCCCGCCGAGCTGTCGTTCCCCGGACTGCCGTCGGTCCTTCCGGTCTACCCGACCGGTCCGCACTGCAACCCCCAAGGCCTGAGCGCGCTCGGTGAGTACGCACTGCGCGGCATGATGAAGCGCAACATGATGGTCGAGGTCGACCACATGAGCGCCAAGGCCGCCGGCCGCGCGCTCGACATCATGGACGCGGCCGGGTATCCGGGCGTGCTGTCCAGCCACAGCTGGTTGGACGACGCCTTCATGGACCGGCTGTACGGCCTGGGCGGTTTCGCGACGCAGTACGGGCACGGCGCGACGCAGTTCGTCTCCGACTGGCAGGCGACGCGCGACGTCCGCGACGCCTACGACGTCGGCTACGGGTTCGGGATGGACATGAACGGGTTCGGCGGGACTCCTCCTCCGCCGGCGGACGCGGCGCGGATCTCGTACCCGTTCACGTCGTTCGACGGCGGCACGGTGCTCGACCGCCAGGTCACCGGTGAGCGCGTGTGGGACTACAACGGCGAGGGCGTCTCCCACTACGGCCAGGTCCCCGACTGGGTCGAGAGCCTGCGGATCCTCGGCGGCGACGAGCTGATCGACGACCTCGCGGCCGGCGCCGAGTCGTACCTGCGGACCTGGGGCGCCACGGCCGACTACGCGCCCGGCGCGAACCTGGCGCTGCGGGCCCCGGCGAGCGCGAGCTCGTACGAGTGGTCGCTGTTCACCAGCTACAAGCCGGGGCGCGCGGTCGACGGCGACACCGACACCCGGTGGGCGAGCCGGTGGAGCGACGACCAGTGGCTCGCGGTCGACCTCGGCGGGCCGCGCTCGGTCGCGAAGGTGACGATCGCGTGGGAGGACGCCTACGCCTCGCGGTACGCGGTGCAGGTCTCCCAGGACGGGTCGAGCTGGACGACGATGAAGACGGTCGACGGTGACGGCGGGCTCGACACGGTGTCGTTCCCCGCGACCTCGGCACGCTTCGTGCGGATGAAGGGGATCGACCGAGGGACCGGGTACGGCTACTCGATCCGGGAGCTCGGCGTCTTCTCCTGA
- a CDS encoding type II toxin-antitoxin system death-on-curing family toxin — MTVFLTVEEALAVARSVIGAPPEVRDLGLVESAVARPRASAFGADAYATLDEKAAALLQSIVRDRPLVDGNERMGFGCTAVFLHINGHPLELDQDTAYDLVIAVATGGLAEVADIAAALRGWRTGEPSD, encoded by the coding sequence GTGACCGTCTTCCTCACCGTCGAGGAGGCGCTGGCGGTCGCCCGCTCGGTGATCGGCGCACCGCCCGAGGTGCGCGACCTCGGGCTGGTCGAGTCCGCGGTCGCGCGGCCACGCGCCTCAGCATTCGGCGCCGACGCCTATGCGACGCTCGACGAGAAGGCAGCCGCGCTCCTCCAGTCGATCGTCCGGGACCGCCCGCTGGTCGACGGCAACGAGCGGATGGGCTTCGGCTGCACGGCTGTCTTCCTCCACATCAACGGACACCCGCTCGAGCTCGACCAGGACACCGCGTACGACCTCGTGATCGCCGTCGCGACGGGGGGACTGGCGGAGGTCGCCGACATCGCCGCCGCGCTGCGCGGGTGGCGGACCGGTGAGCCGTCGGACTGA
- a CDS encoding ribbon-helix-helix protein, CopG family, translating to MTLRLSDEDMQRLRARAEAEGTSMQDVAQRAIAQFLDGATRASLIEAALADTLERYPETLRRLGE from the coding sequence ATGACACTGCGACTGAGCGACGAGGACATGCAGCGCCTCCGCGCGCGTGCGGAAGCAGAGGGGACGTCGATGCAGGACGTCGCGCAGCGCGCGATCGCGCAGTTCCTCGACGGAGCAACCCGTGCATCGCTGATCGAGGCTGCGCTCGCCGACACGCTCGAGCGCTACCCCGAGACGCTGCGACGGCTCGGCGAGTGA
- a CDS encoding acyl-CoA dehydrogenase family protein → MSQTTTAFSESEERRELRKAVADLGRKYGRDYFLEAHREGRKTTELWAEAGKLGYLGVAIPEEYGGGGGEIGDLAAVCEELAAAGCPLLLMVVSPAIVGTIIAQYGTDEQKQRWLPGLADGSSTFAFSITEPDAGSNSHKIVTTAYRTESGDWRLSGQKTYISGVDEASHVLVVARTEDHRTGSLKPALFLVPTDTEGFTYREIPMGIVSPEKQFTLFFDDVTLPSDALVGSEDAGIEQLFAGLNPERIMAASFATGTARLALETAVEYAKTRQVWKAPIGAHQAIAHPLAQTHIEIEMARLMTQKAAALYAAGDHMAAGEAANMAKYAAGEVACDAVDRAIQTHGGNGLAEEYGLVQMLAGSRLSRIAPVSREMVLNFIAQFSLGLPKSY, encoded by the coding sequence ATGAGTCAGACCACGACCGCGTTCAGCGAGTCCGAGGAGCGGCGCGAGCTGCGCAAGGCCGTGGCCGACCTCGGCCGCAAGTACGGCCGCGACTACTTCCTCGAGGCGCATCGCGAGGGTCGCAAGACGACCGAGCTGTGGGCCGAGGCCGGCAAGCTCGGCTACCTCGGAGTGGCGATTCCTGAGGAGTACGGCGGCGGCGGGGGCGAGATCGGCGACCTCGCGGCGGTGTGCGAGGAGCTGGCCGCGGCCGGCTGCCCGCTCCTGCTGATGGTGGTCTCGCCGGCGATCGTCGGCACGATCATCGCGCAGTACGGGACCGACGAGCAGAAGCAGCGCTGGCTGCCCGGGCTCGCGGACGGGTCGAGCACGTTCGCGTTCTCGATCACCGAGCCCGACGCCGGGTCGAACTCGCACAAGATCGTGACCACCGCGTACCGCACCGAGTCCGGCGACTGGCGCCTGTCGGGGCAGAAGACGTACATCTCCGGCGTCGACGAGGCCAGCCATGTGCTCGTCGTCGCGCGGACCGAGGATCACCGGACCGGCAGCCTGAAGCCGGCGCTGTTCCTCGTGCCGACCGACACCGAGGGCTTCACGTACCGCGAGATCCCGATGGGCATCGTCAGCCCGGAGAAGCAGTTCACGCTGTTCTTCGACGACGTGACGCTGCCGTCCGACGCGCTGGTCGGGTCGGAGGACGCCGGGATCGAGCAGCTGTTCGCGGGCCTGAACCCGGAGCGGATCATGGCGGCGTCGTTCGCGACCGGGACGGCGCGGCTCGCGCTCGAGACGGCGGTCGAGTACGCGAAGACCCGGCAGGTCTGGAAGGCGCCGATCGGGGCGCACCAGGCGATCGCGCACCCGCTGGCGCAGACGCACATCGAGATCGAGATGGCGCGTCTGATGACGCAGAAGGCCGCTGCGCTGTATGCCGCGGGAGACCACATGGCGGCCGGCGAGGCCGCCAACATGGCGAAGTACGCGGCGGGCGAGGTCGCCTGCGACGCGGTCGACCGTGCGATCCAGACCCACGGCGGGAACGGGCTCGCGGAGGAGTACGGGCTGGTGCAGATGCTCGCCGGGTCACGGTTGTCGCGGATCGCGCCGGTGAGCCGGGAGATGGTGCTGAACTTCATCGCCCAGTTCTCGCTCGGCCTCCCCAAGTCGTACTGA
- a CDS encoding HelD family protein has protein sequence MEPSTSPSVEQRELADEQAYVDVVYDRLEESTKAAQSLAREGYARGHVGHEGGLVERDAMVYQASKRLAALNAAHEGLVFGRLDLAGGEKRYVGRIGVRDAEREVLLVDWRAPAASLFYQATAQDPVGVVRRRVLRSRGVTVTGVEDELLDPDQAPEDMVVVGEGALLASLSRARDASMHSVVATIQKEQDEAIRAPMRGATIIGGGPGTGKTVVALHRAAYLLYVDRRRFESGGVLVVGPSGVFMGYIERVLPSLGETSVTLRSLGEVVDGVSADRHDAPAAAAVKGSARMATLLSRAARAAQPGEPRELRYFYRDDVLRLDGAALDALRRRLLSGQPRNRAYGRVEEALLDTLWSQVSGDRALEKSRDEFDKVLTNDDRFLDFAAAWWPPLDPVAVWESLADPAVLSAYAGDLLSAEEIDALLASWHGADAGIPSVEDVPLIDELRYLLGEVPEDDGDDDPYDVKQLMSFEREESERRKVRATTSIEDDSYAHVLVDEAQDLSPMQWRMLGRRGKYASWTIVGDPAQSSWPHADEAAQARAKALDGKPEHTFRLSTNYRNSAEIYDFAAEVASAMIPDADTPDAVRRTGVEPVHEEVPADGVAGAVRSGVRDLADRVEGSIAVVVPADRRDEVAAWLAEEREDLGRLRVLDGLDTKGLEFDAVLVVEPDQIVEESPAGWRTLYVVLTRATQLLLTVGSSRRWLDRLTD, from the coding sequence TTGGAACCAAGCACGTCGCCGTCGGTCGAGCAGCGCGAGCTCGCCGACGAACAGGCGTACGTCGACGTCGTCTACGACCGGCTCGAGGAGTCGACGAAGGCGGCGCAGTCGCTGGCGCGCGAGGGGTACGCGCGTGGGCACGTGGGCCACGAGGGCGGCCTGGTCGAGCGCGACGCGATGGTCTACCAGGCCTCCAAGCGGCTCGCCGCCCTGAACGCCGCGCACGAGGGACTGGTCTTCGGTCGGCTCGACCTGGCCGGGGGCGAGAAGCGGTACGTCGGCCGGATCGGCGTGCGTGATGCCGAGCGCGAGGTCCTGCTGGTCGACTGGCGCGCGCCCGCGGCGTCGCTGTTCTACCAGGCCACGGCGCAGGATCCGGTCGGCGTGGTGCGCCGCCGTGTGCTGCGCAGCCGCGGCGTGACCGTGACCGGGGTCGAGGACGAGCTGCTCGATCCCGACCAGGCCCCCGAGGACATGGTCGTCGTCGGCGAAGGTGCGCTGCTGGCCAGCCTCAGCCGGGCCCGCGACGCGTCGATGCACTCCGTCGTCGCGACGATCCAGAAGGAGCAGGACGAGGCGATCCGCGCCCCGATGCGCGGGGCCACGATCATCGGCGGCGGCCCCGGCACCGGCAAGACCGTCGTCGCGCTGCACCGCGCCGCCTACCTGCTGTACGTCGACCGCCGCCGCTTCGAGTCCGGCGGCGTGCTCGTCGTCGGACCGTCCGGGGTGTTCATGGGCTACATCGAGCGGGTGCTCCCGAGCCTCGGCGAGACCTCGGTGACGCTGCGCTCGCTCGGTGAGGTCGTCGACGGCGTGTCCGCCGACCGCCACGACGCTCCGGCCGCCGCGGCGGTCAAGGGCTCGGCTCGGATGGCCACGCTGCTGTCGCGGGCCGCGCGGGCCGCGCAGCCCGGTGAGCCGCGCGAGCTGCGCTACTTCTACCGCGACGACGTCCTCCGCCTCGACGGCGCGGCGCTCGACGCGCTGCGGCGCCGCCTGCTGAGCGGGCAGCCGCGCAACCGTGCGTACGGCAGGGTCGAGGAGGCGCTCCTCGACACGCTGTGGTCGCAGGTCTCGGGTGATCGAGCGCTGGAGAAGTCGCGCGACGAGTTCGACAAGGTGCTCACGAACGACGATCGGTTCCTCGACTTCGCCGCCGCGTGGTGGCCGCCGCTCGACCCGGTCGCGGTCTGGGAGTCGCTCGCCGATCCCGCCGTGCTGAGTGCGTACGCCGGGGACCTCCTGTCGGCCGAGGAGATCGACGCGCTGCTCGCGTCGTGGCACGGCGCCGACGCCGGGATCCCGAGCGTCGAGGACGTTCCGCTGATCGACGAGCTGCGCTACCTGCTCGGCGAGGTGCCCGAGGACGACGGCGACGACGACCCGTACGACGTGAAGCAGCTGATGTCGTTCGAGCGGGAGGAGTCGGAGAGGCGCAAGGTGCGTGCGACCACCTCCATCGAGGACGACTCGTACGCCCACGTGCTCGTCGACGAGGCGCAGGACCTCTCGCCGATGCAGTGGCGGATGCTCGGGCGGCGCGGGAAGTACGCGAGCTGGACCATCGTCGGCGACCCGGCGCAGTCGTCCTGGCCGCACGCCGACGAGGCTGCGCAGGCGCGCGCGAAGGCGCTCGACGGCAAGCCCGAGCACACGTTCCGGCTGTCGACGAACTACCGCAACTCCGCAGAGATCTACGACTTCGCGGCCGAGGTCGCGAGCGCGATGATCCCCGACGCGGACACACCCGACGCGGTCCGTCGCACGGGTGTCGAGCCGGTCCACGAGGAGGTCCCGGCCGACGGCGTCGCCGGAGCCGTGCGCAGCGGGGTGCGCGACCTCGCCGACCGGGTCGAGGGGTCGATCGCGGTGGTCGTGCCGGCGGACCGCCGTGACGAGGTCGCGGCGTGGCTGGCCGAGGAGCGCGAGGACCTGGGACGCCTGCGGGTGCTGGACGGACTCGACACGAAGGGTCTGGAGTTCGATGCCGTCCTCGTCGTCGAGCCGGACCAGATCGTCGAGGAGTCGCCGGCGGGCTGGCGGACGCTGTACGTCGTGCTGACCCGCGCGACCCAGCTCCTGCTGACCGTGGGGTCCAGCCGCCGCTGGCTCGACCGGCTCACCGACTGA
- a CDS encoding metallophosphoesterase family protein, whose product MPTTTPDAAPEPPRARRPRPWQVLVLVAITLAVAVPVALMTFTGASRTVVVGAHTAVVTPTFDEHATVDFGSVLPSLRMPVDQPFGLGVNLDVGDTDADSLNQLVARDAVIASQPDAEIERIAVEVRDMAISSALRGLGAGVLAAIVVAALWVVVGQRRRREILARARRAGRRHRVGHGPLRTTVAFALAIALAVVLLTWPEPDEETTATPRWRSITEVYPDIPDDLGLEDIEITTGSATDASQAIVQSAITTYDKSVTFYGELEDTVAEIAPALRQPEEGETVAVFVTDRHDNVGMDPVVRALGDEVGATLLIDAGDDTSSGGDWESFSVRSLANQFRDYDKVAVAGNHDHGPFVAAQLADEGFTVLDGEPEEVAGIRFLGFNDPRSSGYTAEVATGETTIEEQGAELVEIACEEGADVSTVVVHSPTTGQQVAESGCVDLVLAGHMHVQQGPTTLTAENGRRTVTFTNGTTGGAAFSFALGSKLRRTAQASLVTFRDGRPVGLQPVNFQPGGRIDVEEYVAFDLGEPTLTAPAG is encoded by the coding sequence GTGCCCACCACCACCCCCGATGCGGCGCCCGAGCCGCCGCGCGCTCGCAGGCCACGCCCGTGGCAGGTCCTGGTCCTGGTCGCGATCACGCTCGCGGTCGCCGTCCCGGTCGCGCTGATGACCTTCACCGGCGCCAGCCGTACGGTCGTGGTCGGCGCGCACACCGCCGTCGTGACGCCGACGTTCGACGAGCACGCGACGGTCGACTTCGGGTCCGTCCTGCCGAGCCTGCGGATGCCCGTGGACCAGCCGTTCGGCCTGGGCGTCAACCTCGACGTCGGCGACACCGACGCCGACAGCCTGAACCAGCTCGTCGCCCGTGACGCCGTGATCGCGTCGCAGCCGGACGCCGAGATCGAGCGGATCGCGGTCGAGGTGCGCGACATGGCGATCTCGTCGGCGCTGCGTGGGCTGGGCGCCGGTGTGCTCGCAGCGATCGTCGTGGCGGCACTGTGGGTGGTCGTCGGTCAGCGCCGTCGACGCGAGATCCTCGCACGGGCCCGGCGGGCCGGGAGGCGCCACCGCGTCGGGCACGGTCCGTTGCGCACGACGGTGGCGTTCGCGCTGGCCATCGCGCTCGCCGTGGTCCTGCTGACCTGGCCCGAGCCCGACGAGGAGACCACCGCGACACCGCGCTGGCGTTCGATCACCGAGGTCTATCCCGACATCCCCGACGACCTCGGACTCGAGGACATCGAGATCACGACCGGCAGTGCGACCGACGCGAGCCAGGCGATCGTGCAGTCGGCGATCACCACGTACGACAAGTCGGTGACGTTCTACGGCGAGCTCGAGGACACCGTCGCCGAGATCGCGCCGGCGCTCAGGCAGCCGGAGGAGGGCGAGACGGTCGCGGTGTTCGTCACCGACCGGCACGACAACGTCGGGATGGACCCGGTGGTGCGGGCGCTCGGGGACGAAGTGGGCGCGACGCTGCTGATCGATGCCGGCGACGACACCTCCAGCGGCGGCGACTGGGAGAGCTTCAGCGTCCGCTCGCTCGCGAACCAGTTCCGCGACTACGACAAGGTCGCCGTCGCGGGCAACCACGACCACGGCCCGTTCGTCGCCGCCCAGCTCGCCGACGAGGGCTTCACGGTGCTCGACGGGGAGCCCGAAGAGGTCGCCGGGATCCGGTTCCTCGGGTTCAACGACCCGCGCAGCTCGGGCTACACCGCCGAGGTCGCGACGGGCGAGACCACGATCGAGGAGCAGGGGGCCGAGCTCGTCGAGATCGCGTGCGAGGAGGGTGCGGACGTGAGCACCGTGGTCGTGCACAGCCCGACGACTGGTCAGCAGGTCGCCGAGTCGGGGTGCGTCGATCTCGTGCTGGCGGGGCACATGCACGTGCAGCAGGGTCCGACGACGCTCACCGCCGAGAACGGCCGCAGGACGGTCACGTTCACCAACGGCACCACGGGCGGTGCTGCGTTCTCCTTCGCGCTCGGCAGCAAGCTGCGGCGGACGGCACAGGCGTCGCTGGTGACGTTCCGCGACGGTCGGCCGGTCGGGCTCCAGCCGGTGAACTTCCAGCCCGGTGGGCGGATCGACGTCGAGGAGTACGTGGCGTTCGACCTCGGCGAGCCGACGCTCACCGCTCCGGCGGGCTGA
- a CDS encoding enoyl-CoA hydratase-related protein: MPEFSTLRYDAAGGIATITFTRPQKRNSFSQRMCLELAAAFDESDADDAVRAVVVTGEGEVFCAGADLDEGFDTSDPSPATQEYLDRIGTVDGVPRDGGGYVALRMARSTKPVIVAFNGSAVGVGVTMTLPADIRVAGRSARFGLVFARRGLPTEAASSWFLPRIVGVPKAMEWIATGRLFGADEAHQAGLLNHVVDDAAVLETALDIAREIVANTAPVAVATSRALLWTMSGASSPWYAHAIDTEAVWTLAGGPDVAEGVASFLEKRPAQYPGRVPADLPKRTPRWPEVPDDVDVR; this comes from the coding sequence GTGCCGGAGTTCAGCACGTTGCGCTACGACGCCGCCGGCGGCATCGCGACGATCACGTTCACGCGACCCCAGAAGCGCAACAGCTTCTCCCAGCGGATGTGCCTCGAGCTCGCCGCGGCATTCGACGAGTCCGACGCCGACGACGCGGTACGGGCGGTCGTCGTCACCGGGGAGGGCGAGGTGTTCTGCGCCGGGGCCGATCTGGACGAGGGTTTCGACACCTCCGACCCCTCGCCGGCGACGCAGGAGTACCTCGACCGGATCGGCACCGTCGACGGCGTACCGCGCGACGGCGGCGGCTACGTCGCGTTGCGCATGGCCCGCTCGACGAAGCCGGTGATCGTCGCGTTCAACGGGAGTGCGGTCGGCGTCGGTGTGACGATGACGCTGCCGGCGGACATCCGGGTGGCTGGACGCAGCGCGCGGTTCGGGCTGGTCTTCGCGCGACGCGGGTTGCCGACCGAGGCGGCCTCGTCGTGGTTCCTGCCGCGGATCGTCGGGGTTCCGAAGGCGATGGAGTGGATCGCCACCGGCCGGCTGTTCGGCGCGGACGAGGCGCACCAGGCCGGTCTGCTCAACCACGTCGTCGACGACGCCGCGGTGCTCGAGACGGCCCTCGACATCGCACGCGAGATCGTCGCGAACACCGCCCCGGTCGCCGTCGCGACGTCGCGTGCGCTGCTGTGGACGATGTCCGGTGCGTCGAGCCCGTGGTACGCCCACGCGATCGACACCGAGGCCGTGTGGACGCTCGCCGGCGGCCCGGACGTCGCCGAGGGTGTCGCGTCGTTCCTCGAGAAGCGTCCCGCGCAGTACCCGGGTCGCGTCCCGGCCGACCTGCCGAAGCGCACCCCGCGCTGGCCCGAGGTCCCGGACGACGTCGACGTCCGCTGA
- a CDS encoding enoyl-CoA hydratase family protein, with translation MTDLVHLDVADQIATITLDSQHNRNALSAQLVTELTARLEDAAADPDVLAVVLAAAGPVFCSGADLSEAAGGGMVEGARGLVALQRLIATLPKPVVVRLHGPVRAGGLGLVGAADVVVAADTVTFAFTEVRLALAPAVISLTTVPRMNARAASRTFLTGETFDADAAVAYGLVTEAVAPDALDGAVETVLTGLRQAYPQGLRETKALLNADLVDRIDRLGETVAEQSAVLFSSDEARAAMLAFLERKKRG, from the coding sequence ATGACTGACCTCGTCCATCTCGACGTCGCGGACCAGATCGCGACGATCACGCTCGACAGCCAGCACAACCGCAACGCGCTGTCGGCGCAGCTGGTGACCGAGCTGACCGCGCGCTTGGAGGACGCTGCGGCCGACCCCGACGTGCTCGCGGTCGTGCTCGCCGCCGCCGGGCCGGTGTTCTGCTCGGGCGCCGACCTGTCGGAGGCGGCCGGGGGCGGCATGGTCGAGGGTGCGCGCGGCCTGGTCGCGCTCCAGCGCCTGATCGCGACGCTGCCGAAGCCGGTCGTGGTCCGGCTGCACGGACCGGTCCGCGCCGGCGGGCTCGGTCTCGTCGGGGCCGCGGACGTGGTGGTCGCCGCGGACACGGTGACCTTCGCGTTCACCGAGGTCCGGCTCGCGCTCGCACCGGCGGTGATCTCCCTGACGACCGTGCCGCGGATGAACGCGCGCGCCGCATCGCGGACGTTCCTCACCGGCGAGACGTTCGACGCCGACGCGGCGGTCGCGTACGGGCTGGTGACCGAGGCGGTCGCTCCGGACGCGCTCGACGGTGCCGTCGAGACGGTGCTGACCGGCCTTCGCCAGGCGTACCCGCAGGGTCTGCGCGAGACCAAGGCATTGCTCAACGCCGACCTGGTCGACCGGATCGACCGCCTCGGGGAGACGGTCGCGGAGCAGTCGGCGGTGCTGTTCTCCTCCGACGAGGCCCGCGCAGCGATGCTGGCGTTCCTCGAGCGCAAGAAGCGCGGCTGA